In Nostoc sp. CENA543, a single genomic region encodes these proteins:
- a CDS encoding MOP flippase family protein translates to MESPKASSNLRQKALLGVFWSAIESWGRQAISFGVFFLLARLLGPQTFGLVALASIFLNFLQVFVDQGFSQAIIQRKELEPEHLDTAFWTNLGMGTFLAIITIASADLIGNFFKEPAIIPIIRWLSVSFIFIALSSVQNAILQRQLAFKSLAKRTLIGVFIGGVVGVTMALMGFGVWSLVAQQISSSLVQVLVLWRVCDWRPGWKFSQRHFHDLFSFGVNVLGMNIFNFLNRRSDDFLIGYFLGSVALGYYTVAYRLLLVVTELLTSVISRVSLPTFSRLQDEPERLRHALYEAIKLTSLITFPGFFGLVILAPEIVKVVFGEQWLASIPVMQVLNLVGILYAYFYFNGSVIMAVGKPAWKLALDGVQAVSNIIAFAIAVQWGIVAVAAAYVIRSYLMSPLTVWVVWKLVRINIFTYLRQGAAPLAATITMLGAIFTVKYFLSSLINSEAILAISILVGALVYILSIFLMSPKLFWQVVKIAR, encoded by the coding sequence ATGGAATCTCCAAAAGCATCATCAAATTTACGTCAGAAAGCTCTTTTAGGAGTATTTTGGTCTGCAATTGAAAGTTGGGGTCGCCAAGCAATTTCTTTTGGGGTTTTCTTTTTATTAGCGCGGTTATTAGGGCCACAAACCTTTGGTTTAGTCGCTTTAGCAAGTATATTTTTAAATTTTTTACAGGTATTTGTTGACCAAGGATTTTCCCAGGCAATTATTCAAAGGAAAGAATTAGAACCAGAGCATTTAGATACTGCTTTTTGGACTAATTTAGGTATGGGGACATTTTTGGCAATAATTACTATTGCTAGTGCAGATTTAATTGGCAATTTCTTTAAAGAACCAGCCATCATCCCCATCATACGCTGGTTATCTGTGAGTTTTATCTTCATTGCTTTGAGCAGTGTGCAGAATGCGATTCTTCAGCGTCAATTAGCATTTAAATCTTTAGCCAAACGGACACTTATTGGAGTATTTATTGGTGGTGTCGTTGGCGTAACTATGGCGTTGATGGGATTTGGTGTGTGGAGTCTAGTCGCACAACAAATTAGCAGCAGTTTAGTACAAGTTTTAGTATTGTGGCGGGTGTGTGACTGGCGACCAGGATGGAAATTTTCCCAACGCCACTTTCATGATTTATTTTCCTTTGGCGTGAATGTCCTGGGAATGAATATTTTCAACTTCTTAAATCGTCGTTCTGATGATTTTTTAATTGGTTATTTTTTAGGGTCAGTGGCTCTGGGATATTATACTGTAGCTTATCGCTTATTATTAGTTGTCACAGAACTGCTAACTAGTGTTATTTCTAGAGTTTCTTTACCGACATTTTCGAGATTGCAAGACGAACCAGAACGTTTGCGCCATGCTTTGTATGAAGCTATCAAACTGACTAGCTTAATTACGTTTCCTGGCTTTTTTGGACTGGTAATTTTAGCACCGGAAATAGTAAAAGTCGTATTTGGCGAACAATGGCTAGCAAGTATTCCAGTCATGCAGGTGTTGAATTTAGTAGGGATTCTTTATGCTTATTTCTATTTCAATGGTTCTGTCATTATGGCAGTGGGAAAACCTGCTTGGAAATTAGCCTTAGACGGTGTGCAAGCTGTGAGTAATATTATTGCTTTTGCTATAGCAGTGCAATGGGGAATTGTGGCGGTGGCTGCTGCTTATGTGATTAGAAGTTATCTCATGTCACCTTTGACGGTTTGGGTAGTGTGGAAACTAGTGCGGATTAATATATTCACCTATTTACGCCAAGGTGCTGCACCTTTAGCCGCAACAATAACTATGTTAGGCGCGATATTTACAGTCAAATATTTTCTGAGTAGCTTAATAAATTCTGAGGCGATATTAGCTATTTCTATATTAGTTGGCGCATTGGTTTATATTTTATCAATTTTTTTGATGTCACCGAAACTATTTTGGCAAGTAGTCAAGATTGCTCGTTAG
- a CDS encoding zinc-dependent peptidase has protein sequence MVQAIVIFILISLILSGIWLSPILRKKRRNRIQKRQFPTLWNAVIENNLPIYLCLSPAERRQLQGHIQVFLSEKQFIGCQGLQVTEEMKIIIAAVACLLLLNERGEYFPKLRSILIYPSTYFVNQTVAVDNYIVTERRDARLGESWIKDQVILSWQQIKIDVQNWQDGRNVVLHEFAHQLDQEDGKAEGVPILRHQSDYAIWSRVMTAEYQQLCRDVQQGLKTIIDSYGAINPAEFFAVATETFFEKPQQLQQNHPLLYELLQNYYQLDTATMKFFGK, from the coding sequence ATGGTACAGGCAATTGTTATTTTTATCCTCATTAGCCTGATTCTGTCAGGAATCTGGTTAAGTCCAATACTCAGGAAAAAGCGCAGAAATCGTATTCAAAAGCGTCAATTTCCGACGTTGTGGAATGCTGTTATTGAAAATAATTTACCAATTTATCTTTGTCTTTCTCCTGCGGAACGGCGACAACTTCAAGGACATATACAAGTATTTTTATCAGAAAAACAATTCATTGGCTGTCAAGGATTGCAGGTGACAGAAGAAATGAAAATTATTATTGCGGCTGTCGCTTGTTTACTCCTACTCAATGAAAGGGGTGAATACTTTCCTAAATTACGGTCAATTTTGATTTATCCTAGCACTTATTTTGTTAACCAAACTGTGGCAGTTGATAATTATATCGTGACAGAAAGACGCGATGCCAGATTAGGAGAATCATGGATAAAAGACCAAGTAATATTATCTTGGCAACAGATAAAAATAGATGTGCAAAATTGGCAAGATGGGCGTAATGTGGTGTTGCATGAATTTGCCCATCAGTTAGACCAAGAAGATGGTAAAGCTGAGGGTGTTCCTATTTTGCGACATCAGTCAGATTATGCAATTTGGTCTAGGGTGATGACAGCAGAATATCAACAACTTTGTCGGGATGTACAGCAAGGTCTGAAGACTATAATTGATAGTTATGGTGCAATTAATCCCGCCGAATTTTTTGCTGTAGCGACGGAGACTTTTTTTGAAAAGCCGCAGCAATTACAGCAGAATCATCCTTTGCTTTATGAGCTACTACAAAACTATTATCAATTAGATACAGCAACTATGAAATTTTTCGGTAAATAA
- a CDS encoding glycosyltransferase family 4 protein, protein MMAQITSIFLPRVDGNPYQEQLIDNLRKIGLKVEIQQPFSSSTFFFPMVIKHWKPDILHLHWVEPSCISTNGFLSLLKSVAFLIQLVILKIIGIKLVWTVHNLKNHDNLNLFLNNLCTKTVIKFADAIITHCEAAQEELIKTFDLKDKNKLFVVPHGNYVEWYENKISREAARAELNIKTAETVYLFLGLIRPYKGVPELIETFQKLKSENIRLVIAGKINSQDADLTELIQQKITDDQRINFIPGYIEPEKIQVYMNAADVVVFPYRDILTSGAVMLAMSFGKACIAPRKGCLGEVLDNQGAFLYNLSDENGLIHAMNQTLDQPKAILEMGQHNQQLAANYSWKNIAELTLEVYLSCL, encoded by the coding sequence ATGATGGCACAAATCACATCAATTTTTCTACCCCGTGTAGACGGGAATCCATATCAAGAGCAATTAATTGATAACTTGAGAAAAATCGGTTTAAAAGTAGAGATACAACAGCCGTTCTCTTCCTCTACTTTTTTCTTTCCGATGGTTATTAAACATTGGAAACCAGATATTCTGCATTTACATTGGGTAGAACCATCATGTATTTCAACAAATGGGTTTTTATCTCTGTTGAAATCAGTTGCTTTTTTAATCCAGTTAGTCATACTCAAAATAATTGGTATTAAACTGGTATGGACTGTACATAATCTCAAAAATCATGATAATTTAAATCTCTTTTTAAATAATTTATGTACTAAAACAGTCATTAAGTTTGCTGATGCAATTATCACTCACTGCGAAGCCGCACAAGAGGAATTAATTAAGACATTTGACCTCAAAGATAAAAATAAACTCTTTGTAGTTCCACATGGCAATTATGTAGAGTGGTACGAAAATAAAATTAGCCGAGAAGCCGCCAGAGCAGAATTAAATATCAAAACTGCTGAAACTGTATATTTATTTCTGGGGTTAATTCGTCCCTACAAAGGAGTCCCAGAACTAATTGAAACATTTCAGAAGTTAAAGAGCGAAAATATTAGATTAGTAATTGCTGGGAAGATTAATAGTCAAGATGCAGATTTAACTGAATTAATTCAGCAAAAAATTACTGATGATCAACGCATTAATTTTATTCCGGGTTATATAGAACCAGAAAAAATTCAAGTATATATGAATGCGGCTGACGTTGTTGTCTTTCCTTACCGAGATATTTTAACATCCGGTGCAGTTATGTTAGCTATGTCCTTCGGAAAAGCTTGTATAGCTCCCCGTAAAGGCTGTTTAGGAGAAGTGTTAGATAATCAAGGGGCATTTTTATATAATTTATCTGATGAAAATGGCTTAATACACGCTATGAATCAGACATTAGATCAACCAAAGGCAATACTGGAAATGGGTCAACATAATCAACAATTAGCTGCCAACTATAGCTGGAAGAATATTGCAGAGTTAACTTTAGAGGTATATCTTTCTTGTCTTTAG
- a CDS encoding Coenzyme F420 hydrogenase/dehydrogenase, beta subunit C-terminal domain, whose product MTEQITAKIQNSEINQLRETVIEGGYCVGCGACAAVSGSPIQMKLDADKKLQATTDTVTKSTFSSGGILSVCPFSNQSLNEDQISQELFGRDGKYHQQIGYYLDTYAGYVVEDNYRDRGSSGGMGTWIVTNLLTQGLVDGVIHIHQRHPSPTDPRLFHYQLSTTIEEVRNGAKSRYYPVEMSQVMQLIRERPGRYAIVGIPCFIKAVRLLMRQDPILAERIRFCVGLICGHLKSTGFAEMLAWQCGIEPDNLLAIDFRHKLPDANANRYGIEVTGLQAGKIVTCSSPVYDLYGTDWGLGFFKYKACDYCDDVVAETADVTVGDAWLPQYVKDSQGTNVVIVRHPVIRDMMEAGMSAGKLQMDRISADEVAKSQKSGFQHRREGLAYRLYLTQQAGEWYPQKRVKPNASHLNQNLQARQIMRVALAAASHIAFKNAVKAGEFSVFKQQIDPLVRKYKQLYQGSLGKRIARRIKNILLNFLGNFNRG is encoded by the coding sequence ATGACGGAACAAATTACAGCAAAAATTCAAAATTCTGAAATTAACCAGTTACGAGAAACGGTGATTGAGGGGGGTTATTGTGTGGGTTGTGGTGCTTGTGCGGCTGTGAGTGGTTCACCAATACAAATGAAATTAGATGCAGATAAGAAATTGCAAGCCACTACCGACACAGTAACAAAATCCACATTTTCTAGTGGGGGAATCTTATCTGTTTGTCCATTTTCTAATCAGAGTTTAAATGAAGACCAAATTAGCCAAGAATTATTCGGTCGTGATGGTAAATATCATCAGCAAATTGGTTATTATTTAGATACTTACGCAGGTTATGTGGTAGAAGATAATTATCGCGATCGCGGTAGTTCAGGAGGAATGGGAACCTGGATTGTTACAAATCTCCTCACTCAAGGTTTAGTAGATGGTGTTATCCACATTCACCAACGTCATCCCTCACCCACTGACCCCAGATTATTTCACTACCAACTTTCCACCACCATAGAAGAGGTACGCAACGGTGCTAAGTCCCGTTACTACCCAGTGGAAATGTCACAAGTTATGCAACTGATTCGGGAACGACCAGGACGTTACGCCATTGTAGGAATTCCCTGTTTTATTAAAGCCGTGCGTTTATTGATGCGCCAAGACCCGATATTAGCTGAACGCATCCGGTTTTGTGTGGGTTTAATTTGCGGTCATCTCAAAAGTACAGGCTTTGCTGAAATGTTAGCTTGGCAATGCGGTATTGAACCAGATAACCTACTAGCAATAGACTTCCGCCACAAATTACCCGATGCCAACGCTAACCGCTACGGTATAGAAGTGACAGGGCTGCAAGCTGGTAAGATAGTCACTTGTAGTAGTCCTGTGTATGACCTCTACGGGACAGACTGGGGTTTGGGTTTTTTCAAATATAAAGCCTGCGATTATTGTGATGATGTGGTAGCAGAAACCGCAGATGTTACAGTCGGGGATGCTTGGCTACCTCAATATGTCAAGGATAGTCAAGGTACAAATGTAGTGATAGTGCGTCATCCAGTCATTCGCGACATGATGGAAGCGGGGATGAGTGCGGGAAAGTTACAGATGGATAGAATTAGTGCGGATGAAGTAGCAAAGTCACAAAAATCTGGCTTTCAGCACCGACGAGAAGGTTTAGCTTATCGCTTGTACTTAACTCAACAAGCTGGTGAATGGTATCCCCAAAAGCGGGTGAAGCCAAATGCTAGTCATCTGAATCAAAACTTGCAAGCACGCCAAATCATGCGAGTAGCTTTAGCAGCAGCAAGTCATATTGCTTTTAAAAATGCTGTTAAAGCGGGTGAATTTTCTGTATTTAAACAGCAGATAGACCCCTTAGTGCGGAAATACAAACAGCTATATCAAGGGTCTTTAGGGAAAAGAATTGCCAGACGGATTAAAAATATCTTGCTCAATTTTCTGGGTAATTTTAATAGAGGTTAA
- a CDS encoding polysaccharide pyruvyl transferase family protein → MKAIITGITGLRNRGVEALVVPTIEQLQQRQPDLAISVLTDSPDYDELRLQSLGATPIKDYLRRFSNKQWLKKLAPVLKFYQPLSLGYQSNLQEIRNASIVIASGGDVFSSDYSALDRHLYPLELALDAGVAVVFLAQSIGPFKTQKEADKWLEVARRCQLVSVREELSYKYVTKDLGLDAALVKHTADPAFLLQPPSSEVVATMLSNYGIELDKPKIAIAPSQAICRYAAQDYEKHILVWTEVVKLMVNEFHAQVLIIPHVQETNANNDDRIFATQLLQALEYNAQVHLAGADHSAAEFKGLIAACDMIVAERMHPAIAGLSSGICTMPVGYSVKAEGIMADLLGSTTLHHELLISIQKFLNVDLACEAVTNAWKQRHEVAHHLQQVLPSAKQAAAANFDMISNILKS, encoded by the coding sequence ATGAAAGCAATCATCACTGGAATCACTGGACTACGCAATCGAGGCGTGGAAGCTTTAGTTGTACCTACAATTGAACAGTTGCAACAACGTCAGCCTGATTTAGCTATTAGTGTATTAACTGATTCTCCTGATTATGATGAGTTACGTTTGCAGTCCTTGGGTGCAACGCCAATTAAAGATTACTTACGAAGATTTAGTAACAAACAATGGCTAAAAAAATTAGCTCCTGTTTTGAAGTTTTATCAACCTTTATCACTCGGCTACCAATCTAATTTACAAGAGATTCGTAACGCATCAATTGTGATTGCATCGGGAGGAGATGTTTTCAGTTCAGACTATAGTGCTTTAGATAGACATTTGTATCCCTTAGAATTAGCTTTAGATGCTGGTGTAGCAGTTGTTTTTTTAGCTCAATCAATCGGCCCATTCAAAACTCAAAAAGAGGCTGACAAATGGTTAGAAGTGGCGCGTCGATGCCAGTTAGTTTCGGTGCGAGAAGAACTATCTTATAAATATGTTACTAAAGATTTAGGTTTAGATGCGGCATTAGTTAAACATACTGCTGACCCAGCTTTTTTATTACAACCACCATCTTCAGAAGTTGTGGCTACAATGCTGAGTAATTATGGTATTGAGCTAGATAAACCAAAAATTGCGATCGCACCAAGTCAAGCGATTTGTCGTTATGCTGCTCAAGACTATGAAAAGCATATTCTTGTCTGGACTGAGGTAGTCAAGCTGATGGTGAATGAATTTCATGCTCAGGTGTTAATTATTCCTCATGTTCAAGAAACTAATGCTAATAATGATGATCGCATTTTTGCCACTCAATTGCTACAAGCATTAGAGTATAATGCCCAAGTTCATTTAGCTGGTGCAGATCATTCTGCGGCTGAGTTTAAGGGCTTAATTGCCGCTTGTGACATGATTGTAGCTGAGAGAATGCACCCTGCGATCGCTGGTCTTTCAAGTGGTATCTGTACCATGCCAGTTGGTTATTCTGTCAAGGCTGAAGGTATCATGGCTGATCTTTTAGGCTCAACAACACTTCATCATGAATTACTTATCTCAATTCAAAAATTTCTGAATGTTGATTTAGCTTGTGAAGCTGTTACTAATGCTTGGAAACAACGTCATGAAGTCGCTCATCATCTCCAGCAGGTTTTACCATCAGCCAAGCAGGCTGCTGCTGCTAATTTTGACATGATTTCAAATATTCTCAAATCATAG